Proteins encoded within one genomic window of Haematobia irritans isolate KBUSLIRL chromosome 5, ASM5000362v1, whole genome shotgun sequence:
- the Orc4 gene encoding origin recognition complex subunit 4, which yields MPDDSEEILKTRKFLKERLMRDYSTFRGHENERDNIRQLLKRTAEMGESNSLLLIGPRGSGKTTLINAVLTDLMKNKDFIQNTLIVHLNGNLHTDDRLALKSVTVQMQLENATDGKVFGSFAENLAFLLACLKAGNKRSKSVVFILDEFDLFCSHHNQTLLYNLFDVSQSAQAPICVLGITCRLDVIELLEKRVKSRFSHRQVFIFPNGEDFEEYINLFGDLLSIPSEKQLKEHSERVASLKNLQSNEMTFHRNHFQPSKYKFNKKFTDSWNKHIAGLVKNTTVNKSLQALFDFDVSQAFLKIFIFRLVAQMRESSPINTQITPENVSQLAASYEVDEKVEFLCGLSVLELCLVIAIKHHSEIYDRDPFNFEIIFSRFHKFAKVSSTMQGIERPVALKAFEHLRKTELVLPLTATTCKVQKEFEMHKLALTYAQINQAVQRYQALPTEVHQWSQSSII from the exons ATGCCCGATGATAGCGAGGAGATAttgaaaacaagaaaatttcttaaagaacgtTTAATGCGTGATTATAGTACATTTCGTGGCCATGAAAATGAACGCGATAATATACGGCAATTACTCAAAAGGACAGCTGAAATGGGAGAATCCAATTCATTATTATTAATAGGACCACGAGGATCAGGAAAAACAACA CTAATAAACGCTGTTCTGACTGACCTTATGAAGAACAAGGACTTCATACAAAACACTCTGATCGTCCACCTAAATGGCAATCTACACACAGATGATCGTTTGGCCCTCAAATCTGTTACCGTACAAATGCAGCTTGAAAATGCAACGGATGGCAAAGTGTTTGGTTCGTTTGCGGAGAACTTGGCATTTTTATTGGCATGTTTGAAGGCCGGTAACAAACGATCAAAAAGTGTCGTCTTTATTTTAGATGAATTCGATCTGTTTTGCTCACATCACAACCAAACCCTCTTGTATAATCTCTTCGATGTATCACAAAGTGCCCAAGCCCCTATATGCGTACTGGGTATTACTTGTAGATTAGATGTTATAGAATTATTAGAAAAGCGTGTCAAGTCTAGATTTTCCCATCGTCAAGTCTTCATATTTCCCAACGGAGAAGATTTCGAGGAGTATATTAACCTTTTCGGCGATCTTTTAAGCATACCCAGTGAAAAACAATTAAAGGAGCATTCGGAGAGAGTGGCAAGCCTAAAAAATTTGCAGTCCAATGAAATGACATTCCATCGGAACCATTTCCAGCCTTCTAAATACAAGTTTAATAAGAAATTTACAGATTCATGGAACAAACACATCGCGGGTTTAGTGAAAAACACAACCGTTAACAAATCTCTACAAGCTCTTTTTGATTTCGATGTGAGTCAggctttccttaaaatttttatatttcgttTGGTGGCGCAAATGAGGGAATCCTCCCCGATTAATACGCAAATCACTCCTGAAAATGTTTCCCAGTTAGCTGCTTCCTATGAGGTCGACGAAAAAGTGGAGTTTTTATGCGGTTTATCTGTATTGGAGCTTTGTCTCGTTATAGCGATAAAACATCATTCTGAAATTTACGATCGGGATCCTTTCAactttgaaattattttctcaagatttcatAAATTTGCAAAGGTTTCATCCACAATGCAGGGAATAGAAAGACCAGTGGCATTGAAAGCATTTGAACATTTAAGGAAAACTGAACTCGTTCTGCCGTTAACAGCGACAACATGTAAAGTGCAAAAAGAGTTTGAAATGCACAAATTAGCCTTGACTTATGCTCAAATAAATCAAGCTGTTCAACGATATCAGGCTCTACCCACAGAGGTTCATCAATGGTCACAAAGctctattatttaa
- the LOC142238409 gene encoding uncharacterized protein LOC142238409, whose protein sequence is MDLAAKVEELIKLTTSLKQELDELKGKDVVHTSLDELEKEMGALKNDVNELRYVLMKQNAKILALIHQLPKIKKPLNRFKCSPPKEIRKGQIDYSNLFPVATLADLENLEATLDDSNIPDIVEVLETILLPKGIISNIGQVFSIEVMMECNLEGIHGKTRLQKYKKFMNVLFQAVYVDGYGLKSFLNDIRRGLKLAKSREFRRRGLHTAKSKRTQHELMGSDDEYGYESNNFDENDCQDETSQTDSIIKFENYEFTTT, encoded by the exons ATGGATCTGGCTGCAAAAGTGGAAGAACTTATAAAATTAACAACATCGCTTAAACAAGAACTGGATGAACTAAAGGGTAAAGATGTAGTGCACACAAGCCTTGACGAATTAGAAAAGGAGATGGGCGCATTAAAAAACGATGTCAACGAATTACGAT ATGTGCTGATGAAACAAAATGCCAAAATCTTGGCATTAATCCACCAGCTACCTAAAATCAAAAAGCCCTTGAACCGTTTTAAATGCTCACCTCCAAAGGAGATACGAAAGGGCCAGATAGACTATTCCAATCTGTTTCCAGTTGCAACGTTAGcagatttagaaaatttggaagcaACGTTGGATGATTCTAATATTCCAGATATT GTTGAAGTACTCGAGACAATATTATTACCCAAAGGTATTATAAGCAATATTGGACAAGTGTTTTCCATCGAAGTAATGATGGAAtgcaatttggaaggaattcatggCAAAACGAGGCttcagaaatataaaaaatttatgaatgtcCTATTTC aagctGTTTATGTAGATGGTTATGGATTGAAATCCTTTTTAAATGATATCCGACGCGGATTAAAACTAGCAAAAAGTCGTGAATTTAGAAGGAGAGGTCTACATACTGCAAAGTCGAAGAGAACACAACATGAGCTAATGGGATCAGATGATGAATATGGCTACGAATCGAATAACTTTGATGAAAATGATTGCCAAGATGAGACATCCCAAACAGATTCAATAATAAAATTCGAGAATTATGAATTCACGACGACctag
- the LOC142238411 gene encoding uncharacterized protein LOC142238411, with protein MSTVNERIDNLKEEASELRKEVRDLKETLQQQNDLIINLLKRQNNLLLADTTPSQSARHSSLQGRSSSEFVRRFPIPSIEALEKYESELNDDNMQQNIHIMENLLYPQGLLKNIVNILTDDVIMESNVDGLHNKKRLMNYPKFIDVMYNACNNKADYSKKEFLNELRCAIKKSKNRCHKNNCVARQKLRECTTVAEIPMDIIKSEEMPFD; from the exons ATGTCCACTGTTAATGAACGAATTGATAATTTAAAAGAAGAAGCATCCGAACTGCGAAAGGAAGTTCGAGATCTGAAAG aaaccttGCAGCAGCAAAACGATCTAATCATTAATTTACTCAAAcgacaaaataatttattgcttGCGGATACGACACCAAGCCAATCGGCCAGACATTCATCCCTTCAAGGACGAAGTTCTTCGGAATTTGTGCGCCGTTTCCCCATTCCCTCGATAGAAGCTTTGGAAAAGTATGAATCGGAGCTGAATGATGATAACATGCAACAAAAT ATCCATATTATGGAGAATCTTTTATATCCACAAGGATTACTAAAGAATATAGTAAATATTCTTACCGACGATGTTATTATGGAATCAAATGTCGATGGACTTCACAATAAAAAGAGGCTAATGAATTACCCAAAATTCATTGATGTAATGTATA ATGCTTGCAACAACAAAGCGGATTACTCCAAAAAGGAATTTCTTAATGAACTCAGATgtgcaataaaaaaatcgaaaaatcgctGCCATAAAAACAATTGTGTAGCTCGGCAAAAACTTCGTGAATGTACTACAGTAGCGGAAATACCAATGGATATCATAAAATCCGAAGAAATGCCTTTTGACTAG
- the LOC142238303 gene encoding U6 snRNA-associated Sm-like protein LSm8, with amino-acid sequence MASTLEQYINHTVSIITADGRNFIGTLKGFDQTINVILDESHERVFSTTAGIEQIVLGLHIIRGDNIAVIGQIDETIDSRLDFANIRGEPLGPVVH; translated from the coding sequence ATGGCCTCGACTTTGGAACAATACATAAATCACACAGTCTCAATAATAACAGCAGATGGACGAAATTTCATCGGTACATTGAAGGGGTTCGATCAGACCATCAATGTCATCCTGGACGAATCACACGAACGCGTTTTCTCTACTACTGCCGGTATCGAACAAATTGTTTTGGGATTACATATAATCAGAGGCGACAATATTGCAGTAATAGGACAAATAGATGAAACAATTGACTCGCGCCTGGATTTTGCGAATATACGAGGAGAGCCCCTGGGACCTGTGGTACATTGA
- the LOC142238304 gene encoding barrier-to-autointegration factor-like: protein MNNINTTKKYRNFIAEPMRAKPVTDLPGIGHVLGARLAQAGIDKSYVVLGYFLLFKKREEQFKEWLKLKCNANSKQSSDCYNCLKEWSHEFL from the coding sequence atgaataatattaataccacaaaaaaatACAGAAACTTCATAGCAGAACCCATGAGAGCAAAACCAGTTACGGACTTACCAGGTATTGGACACGTCCTTGGTGCTCGTTTAGCACAAGCTGGCATTGACAAATCCTATGTTGTACTTGGATATTTCTTGTTGTTTAAGAAACGAGAGGAGCAGTTTAAGGAATGGCTGAAATTGAAATGTAATGCAAATTCAAAGCAATCATCGGACTGTTATAATTGTCTTAAGGAATGGAGCCatgaatttctataa
- the PolD2 gene encoding DNA polymerase delta subunit 2: MSSHKYENYSHKFLVKSFDYQRQFFHLYSHRLAEMTGFMAKRAEEHWGKKVPIKKLCDLREENEEECIIIGTIYKHQAHKPSILKEISEENQLAPQPPRQHYSDPEDKVILEDELQRVRLHGNVKCEELATGIVCAAMGLIEEDGRFDVQEILFYEGGIQKPLPKKGEDRLLILVSGLDQMQSFNYVDSLNLFQHWLRGNVLNDSDKSKIVRVIVAGNSVKCSEEKRLPSLQSEVNDTKDVVDAMQSLDEWFAAWSSSVAIDVMPGPHDPANFMMPQQPFHVCMFPRASKHETFQSVTNPYICNVDDSLIMGTSGQNVNDLLRNTAFENPLDALRCTLQWGHIAPTAPDTLACYPYLTSDPFIIRECPHVYFAGDCDEFSTLLHEGTQGQKTRLVCVPKFGKTQSIAVVNLENLDCYEICFDCKDE, encoded by the coding sequence ATGTCGTCACACAAATACGAAAATTATTCCCATAAATTTCTGGTCAAGTCTTTTGACTATCAACGCCagtttttccatttatattcacATCGCTTGGCTGAAATGACGGGATTTATGGCAAAGCGAGCAGAAGAACATTGGGGCAAAAAAGTACCCATTAAAAAGCTTTGTGATCTTCGCGAAGAAAACGAGGAAGAGTGTATTATTATAGGAACAATTTATAAACACCAAGCTCATAAACCCAGTATTCTAAAAGAAATATCCGAAGAAAATCAATTGGCCCCCCAACCGCCAAGACAACACTACTCGGATCCGGAGGATAAAGTGATTTTGGAGGATGAATTACAACGGGTACGTTTACATGGAAACGTCAAATGTGAGGAATTGGCCACCGGTATTGTGTGTGCTGCAATGGGCCTTATAGAAGAAGACGGCCGTTTCGATGTTCAGGAAATACTTTTCTACGAAGGTGGCATTCAAAAACCATTGCCAAAGAAGGGAGAAGATCGTTTATTAATATTGGTGTCCGGTTTGGACCAAATGCAATCTTTCAATTATGTTGACTCTTTAAACCTTTTTCAACATTGGTTGCGAGGCAATGTTCTCAATGATAGTGACAAAAGTAAGATAGTTCGAGTTATAGTAGCTGGAAATTCTGTAAAGTGTAGCGAAGAGAAAAGATTGCCTTCACTACAATCGGAAGTTAATGATACCAAGGATGTAGTAGATGCCATGCAATCATTGGATGAATGGTTTGCCGCTTGGTCCAGCTCTGTGGCCATTGACGTAATGCCGGGCCCACATGATCCAGCAAATTTTATGATGCCACAACAACCGTTTCATGTTTGTATGTTTCCAAGAGCTTCAAAACACGAGACATTTCAAAGCGTTACAAATCCCTATATCTGTAACGTTGATGATTCTCTCATTATGGGTACATCTGGACAAAACGTCAACGATTTATTAAGAAATACTGCTTTTGAAAACCCCCTGGATGCCTTGCGTTGTACTCTGCAATGGGGTCATATAGCTCCAACAGCTCCCGACACATTGGCATGCTATCCTTATTTAACTTCAGATCCATTTATCATCAGAGAATGCCCTCATGTCTACTTCGCTGGTGATTGTGATGAGTTCTCAACGCTTCTACATGAAGGCACCCAAGGTCAAAAGACCCGTTTGGTATGTGTGCCAAAGTTTGGTAAAACCCAGAGTATTGCAGTGGTTAATTTGGAGAATTTAGATTGTTACGAAATATGCTTTGATTGTAAGGATGAATGa